The Malus domestica chromosome 08, GDT2T_hap1 genomic interval TACCCATGCAGTGTGGCCGCTCAATGCCATCGGGATTGAACCTTCATTTGAGTTTCCACATTCAAAATCTGTTGCCGAAGCTGTGCTGATAAATGGCTTTGTCGGGAGTGTTCTTTCGGATTATTTTTGGTATGTAAAACTGCTTTCACATACATTGGGGGTCAGTTGGGCACCACAAGGACATGTGACGATTACACACTGAATTATGTTCATGTAAAATTACAAAAGGTGCACGATTGCCTTTTCATAGATaaacttataagaggttggttCGAGTCTGTTGTGCGGTGGCCAAATGCACTCTCTACTTACCTATACTTCCTGCTTCTGTTTTTCGTCTACCAACAAGATGCTGATGCCCAATGCTTTTAACACCAAATGAAACTTTGACAGGGCTCTTTCCGTGGTTTGGACATCTCCATTAGTTGCAACGCTGGGCATGTCCTTGACAATTCCACTCGCAATGGTAGCTGACATGGTGATTCACGGCCGCCATTTTTCTGCAGTCTACATCCTTGGTTGCATTCAGGTACGTCGCACTACTGTATGCATACAATCAAGTTTTTAACATGATGTTATATTCATATTGCGACATGAGGCTTGAACTTCCGCCTTCTAACATCTAAACTCATGCCGGTTGGGGAAGCCTGTTAAGTACTGTTGTGACGGAGCTCCTAACTGCATAGCCAGTTTTTCGCGACAGTAAGTAATACGCTAACTGCGTTTCTATGAACTCAGGTTTTTGCAGGATTCGTGATGGCAAACCTTTCGGACAAGTTCTCGAGCAAGCAAGAGTTGCAATAGTGATGCATAGAAATCTCAGTGAAGTTGTAGTTTGTATGTAGAATGAATATGTCTATTACATATGCAGGAAATATCAGCTGCCCCGTACATTGTATACAACAAACTTGTATTGtatgaatctctctctctctctctctctctctcttattttttGGTGGATTTTCAATTTCTAATTTGTTTCTGTTAGCCAAGAAATTGCTAAATCAAGTTTCATCCGCACCAATGATGAAGTGAAGTCATCACTGAAGCTTGATAAACAAATTTCAGCAGATTTTCACAAAGTTTGGTAATTCATTTTTTGTTAACTTCTTGCAAGTTTGGAATGAAAAAACCCTATTTGGCATGTtttctaaaagcgctttcagaaaataaaaaaattcttctGATAATTGTTGGCTGAAAAACttatgactttttttttcttgagttATTAAATTAGTACATAACACTTCATAGGGTTTGTAAGACAACATGTTTGAGAACGTTTTTGTAGACAGTTCTTTTGCCTATCCGTTTAttctaaaagtgcttttgttaTAATACCTCAAATTGTTTATAGAAAATCAAAGCGCTTCCAACTAATAAGTGCTTTAACATAAAGAtgatatttgtatttaatttttgttggaAGAAACTTGGAACATTAAGCTCATTTATGATGAATTACGCCTATCATAATAATACACGTTATTAATGAGATTCGAACTTAGCAAAATTTTGACCTATTTAATGGTGGCCTAACtttgaaattaaacaaaatagtTTATTTTATTCCCCATCCAATCaaaatcaagatcttaagcAAATAAAATTAAGTAAAAAAGGGAATGAaatgatattttcttttattttccctGGAAATTACAGAGTCACAAAGCTGACACATGACATCGATCGAAGTTTGAATCCATCTCCGACCATACCTTTTTAGTCGATAAGAAACAGAGTAAAAAACCAAACAAGCAGCGGAGAGTGCCGACCCGACGCATTGAGAATTGAGAGCGCAGACTCATACATATTAGTCGGATCAAATCGAAGAGGGGCGCTGCGACTCTGCTGCTGCAACTGCGTCTGAGAAGAAGACGACGACGGCGACGATGGAGAAGGGAAAGGGAGTGATGGGAGCAGGTCGGAGATGGGCCGTTGACTTGACTGACAACTCAACGTCCCCTTCTTCCCGCGACTTCCCCGATCCTCCTGGCTTCTCTCGCGCCTCCCTCGAACAGGTTTTTTtatccccttctctctcttactTCTTCGTTCGATTTGGATTGGGAGCTTGGGGTTGGgtttgttcacaattaattgggtttggggtttttgtttttctgtagGATGATTCGACTGTGAGTCGCCAGAAGAAGGATGCTGAATCTACTTGGAAAGCTCAGGCACTAATTCCCCTCCCTAAATTCGAATTTATTTAAGCAATTcgatttagggttttttagacTTAGGATTTTAGACATTTTGATGGGCGAAAGATTGTTCCTTTACCTATAAACTTGATAGTAATCACTTGATCGCAAATAGGGCATGATTCAAGTTGCTGATGGATTACAATTTTAGCTGTTTTTCTGCTGAATTTTCTTGACCCGTGTTAATATCGATGAGAATGTGGAGATTTGATTATTTGGATTTATTTGATCTCATGGTGTCTTTGTGTTTGAGCAGAAAGCTTGGGAAGTTGCACAGGCCCCAGTCAAGAATTTGATGATGATGGGTTTCATGATGTGGATGGCTGGGAGCACGGTGCATTTGTTTAGCATTGGAATTACGTTTTCCGCTCTTTGGCAGCCCATAAGCGCCTTACAGGGTGTAGGGAAGGGTAAGATGACTGTAATACTGTTAGCCAATCTGCAACTCTATATGTGTGGAATAACAATTGAAAGCAATAAAGAACTTGAAATATTCTATACCTGTTTGTCTATGTCGCTGTATAATCGTATGAATGGTTTCCTATAACCATCAGTCATGGCATTTGGGCGGTCAACATGGTGTTCATTTACTTGCACAAAATTTACCAAACCAATTTGTAAAAATGGTCTTGTTTGGCATGATTCATGCTGTCCAACGCATTTTTCCTATGACTTCTTCTCACCATGTTCACATTTCCTAGCAAATTTTTTTCATGACATACTTTACATGTTTGTCTGTTAATTCATGCTTACACTCTATTTCCTTGTCGGTTGCATGATGCTTCCTTTTAATGTGGGTATGCAGTTTTTGAGCCCTACAAGGACGGCAAAGTAGATCTTATTGCCCCAAAGTTGCTCTTCATTGCCCTTAATCTGGGGGGTTTAGCACTGGGTGTTTGGAAGGTGAACTATATTTGTTCTCCTTTAATTGATTTATCCCTTACAGTTATCTTCAAAGAATCCAGTTTATTAAACTTTGATTGTTCTTGGCAGCTTAACACTTTGGGGTTGCTTCCTACACATGCATCTGATTGGGTTTCTTCCTTACCCCCTGCTCAGGTGAAAATCTTCCTTCTAAGGCGATTTAATTTCATTtggcatgtggcattttctTAGATTACTTTGAAGCATCACATTTGTTCTAGAAATGTCAAAATCACTTTTTTGTCCCTAGCAGTCGGTATCATGGAACCATTGTTGACTTACACTGCTTCATCCAACTTTGTTTCTGATAATGGAGTTGATTTACAAAACAGTTCCTTGTGGTGGAGAACTCTCCCTATGCTTCTGAGTTAGTTAACATAGCACCTTGGTGGAGGTAGTTAAAGAGGATAGGGTTTAGGGTAATGGAAAAGTCCGAATAGAAGTTTACTCGTGCAAAGTGGAGGTAGTTAAAGAGGGTAGTTGGATCTATTAAGCAAGCGATGAGGTATAATTAACAAATAATTGTACTGGAAAAGttcaaatgggagtttacaaggAAATTCagtcttccaatgggaagattGCTCTTCCATTCTTACTCTGTACGCACGAACCCGTGACCCATTTACAACCATATCATATGAAACACTATAGTACACTTCAGATTACAGTTAGATGCAAAAATCTGTTTATTGCACATTACATACATGTCGACGTGGTAattgttattttcttttcaattggtAATTAACTCGTGCACTTCATTTGTCTGTAAGGTCATTACTGTTATGGATATCATTCTTAGCGGCTTTTCCTAGCTGGTTTCTACCTTAAAAGCTCTttataacttctttttttcctccAAATTTCAGGAGGTTGAGTATTCGGGTGGTGGCATTCTTCGTTATTGACATCAACGTTCAGTTTGAATGGCGGTCAATCTCAAGACAAGGATGAACGGCAACTTGCAGAAGCAGGATGAGAATTTGTTGCTGTTTACTGGCCGATGGCGCATGGCTTAAGCATGGATAATGTGAATTTTCCGACTTCTGAATGATATTACTAAGTTTTGTTGGCGATAGAAACTCGGTTTGTAGTCCCTGTTTAAGTGACTCGATGAATTACCATACAATCTATAATTTTAACACTTTCATTGTGCTAGCAGTTTACATGGTGATCTAAATGATCAATGCTACCGCTACTGAGTCCTGACAGGTGGCATAAAACAAAAAAGTGTGagtcaaatgaatttttttttttttttaaaacattttcacaTTAACCCCGTCACCCCCTATTTCGAAAACACAtagtaaatatttttcttagtcATATACACTGATTTTTCCCTTCATCGGTGACATAGCATACAAGATCATATatgttgttttaaaaaaaatacaaatgaatGAGCGGagacaaatatataaaatattcaaaagaCAAGAAGATGCAGAGAAGCAGAGTAAAAAACACAACTGTGCTGCCATATTTGTCAACAAAGCACGACAGTTGGATTAGGGTTTCCAACGGGTTTCACAGAGACAGATTCAGAGTTGAAGAAAATAGAGAGGGAGTAGTGATTTATCTtcatttgagagagagagagagagagagagagagagagagcgcgcgCGCGCGCTGATTTATCTTCGTCTGTGCTTCtgaaataagattttaatcactCGAACCGTACGAACCGTTCTGAGCAGCCGAACCGGACGAACCGGAAGGTCTGACGACCGAACCGGATCGGACCGACGAACCGGATCGGACCGGACGAACCGGATCGGACCCGACGAACCGGACCGGACCGGACGAACCGGACCGGACCGGACGAACCGGACCGGACCGGACGAACCGGGTCCGACCGAAATGAACCGTCAACCGCCGGTCTGGCTGAGCCGTTAAGTTCCGGTGAACCGGTCCTAGCCGCCGAAAAGTCTCGCCGGTTTCTGGAGAAAAACGCCGGCAACTTCaaggaattttgaattttgcagCTTCGATTTAACTCCAATTTCAACCAAAGCTCACAACCAATGCACTAAACTTGTACCGGAGATGTCAAACAACATATTTGGGCTACTATGGACGGCTAGATAGTCGGGATCCGGCTCCGATATCGGCGGAAATCGGGGAAAACCCCTGTTCGAATCTGCGTTGAATCAACACCAAAACACGTGATTATTACATGAATATAGTCCTGATTAACGAGGTAGAGTCATTGGTGAGGGTTAGAGGTCTTACCGACGCTTCAAGCGGGGAGAAACTCGCCAGAAAATCGCGATCATGTCGGAGGCGTCCGGGACTTCGCTTCGAGTTTTCCAACAAAAATGG includes:
- the LOC103440569 gene encoding uncharacterized protein: MEKGKGVMGAGRRWAVDLTDNSTSPSSRDFPDPPGFSRASLEQDDSTVSRQKKDAESTWKAQKAWEVAQAPVKNLMMMGFMMWMAGSTVHLFSIGITFSALWQPISALQGVGKVFEPYKDGKVDLIAPKLLFIALNLGGLALGVWKLNTLGLLPTHASDWVSSLPPAQEVEYSGGGILRY